Genomic DNA from Haloplanus aerogenes:
GTTGTCGACCGTCCGCTCGACGGTGCCCTCGTCGGGGTCGTCGTAGACGATGACTGCCTCTCCGCGATCTGGCTGGGCCATACTTCTACGTGCCCGTCGAGACTTGTAGGTTCGTTGCTACTGTCGCGTTCGAGAGCTACGACCGTGGTACCGGTCTAGACGACGAGTTCGACCGGATACTCCGTCAGGTTCTCGTAGCCGTCCTCGGTGACGACGACGAGATCCTCGATGCGCACCCCGCCCACGTCGGGATCGTAGAGCCCCGGTTCGATGGTGATCACGTTCCTCGGTTCGAGTTCCGCGCCGTCCGGAGCGATCCGTGGGAGTTCGTGCACGTCGAGGCCGACGCCGTGGCCGGTGCTGTGGATGAACCCCGTCTCCGCGTCGGGATCGGAACGGAGCGTCGGCAGGCCCGCGTCCTCGTACACGTCGCAGACGGCGTCGTGGACCGTGGCGCCGGTGACGCCGGGTTCCACCGCGTCGAGCGCCGCCCGCCGTGCCTCGTCGGTCAGGTCGAACCACTCCCGCAGGGTCGCGCTCGGCTCACCTTTCAGGAACGTCCGCGTCATGTCGGCGTGATACCGCGTCTCCGTGTCGCGCGGGAAGATATCGATCACGATGGGTTCGTCCGCGCGGAGCGGCCCCGATCCCCGGTCGTGCGGATCGGCGGCGTCGGCGCCACAGGCGACGATGGTCTCGTCGAGCGCACACCCCTCCTCCAAGAGCGTCAGTTCGATCTCCCGTCGGACCGCCTCGCTGGTCAGCGCGTCGCCATCGTGGTGGAGGACGCCCTCGACGACGGTCGCGGATTCGAGAAGCGACTCCGCGGCCGCCATCGCCCGCTCGTTCGCCCGCTGGGCGCGGCGGACGTGATCGATCTCCTCCGGCGTCTTGACCGCCCGAATCTCGGCGACGGCGTCCGCCTCGTCCACCTCGACGGTCACACCGGCCTCGCGGAGGCCGTCCGCGGTGCCGAGGGGGAACCGGCCGGGGACCAGCACCGACTCGACGCCGTGGTCGGCGAGGAAGTCGGCGACGACGACTCCGCGACCGGTCTCCCGGCCGAGTTCCCCCACCCGGTCGCGGTAGTCGTACGCCGAGAGACGGGAGACGGTGGCCGCACGCGCCTCCTTCTTCGCGCGACCGTACTCGAGCCCAGAGACGAGGAGATGAACGCCATCCGGCGTGTAGCAGGTGACGAAGGGGTCCGGGGCGCCGAACCCCGAGAGGTAGCGCTGGGTCGAGTCGGTCCCGTCGGCGTCGAGCAGGTAGCCGTCATGGTCGGCGCCGAGCGTGGTAGCGAGGGCGGAGAGATCAGGTTGCATGGGAGGTGGTCGGGGACGGGAGGGCAAAACGCTTGGCAGGGCGTCGGGCGACTGGGCCGCGTCATTCGATGGCGGCCGTCTCTATCGGTGTGGTCGCTTCCCATTACTCGTCGTCTTCGTCGTCAGCGTCGCCTTCGCGCTCGTCGTCTTCGTCATCAGCGTCGCCTTCGCGCTCCTCGTGTTCACCGGACTCGTCGTCTCCGTCCGCCGACTCCACGTCGTACTCGTACTTCTCCTCGACGAGCGTGAGCGAATCGTCCCGAACGACGAACTCCAGTTTGCCTTCGGCGTGGTCGGATTCGTACTCGACTTCGAGTTCGTCGAGTGATTCACCG
This window encodes:
- a CDS encoding M24 family metallopeptidase; its protein translation is MQPDLSALATTLGADHDGYLLDADGTDSTQRYLSGFGAPDPFVTCYTPDGVHLLVSGLEYGRAKKEARAATVSRLSAYDYRDRVGELGRETGRGVVVADFLADHGVESVLVPGRFPLGTADGLREAGVTVEVDEADAVAEIRAVKTPEEIDHVRRAQRANERAMAAAESLLESATVVEGVLHHDGDALTSEAVRREIELTLLEEGCALDETIVACGADAADPHDRGSGPLRADEPIVIDIFPRDTETRYHADMTRTFLKGEPSATLREWFDLTDEARRAALDAVEPGVTGATVHDAVCDVYEDAGLPTLRSDPDAETGFIHSTGHGVGLDVHELPRIAPDGAELEPRNVITIEPGLYDPDVGGVRIEDLVVVTEDGYENLTEYPVELVV